The following proteins are co-located in the Spinactinospora alkalitolerans genome:
- a CDS encoding pilin, with product MPVPKKQIPVFIVLTAVVGVAVFGDGAPVLAAEAEQPGVSDLGEVIDNIRNWVVGLLVALATLLLTIGGLRYLLAGGDPGEVNKAKDTLKYSALGYGVALLAPLLVEILRGFIGLE from the coding sequence ATGCCGGTCCCGAAAAAGCAGATTCCCGTATTCATCGTCCTCACCGCTGTGGTCGGCGTTGCCGTCTTCGGTGATGGCGCGCCGGTGCTGGCCGCCGAAGCCGAGCAGCCCGGGGTCTCCGATCTGGGTGAGGTCATCGACAACATCCGCAACTGGGTGGTGGGCCTGCTGGTGGCGCTGGCCACGCTGCTGCTGACCATCGGGGGCCTGCGCTACCTGCTGGCCGGCGGAGATCCCGGCGAGGTCAACAAGGCCAAGGACACCCTGAAGTACTCCGCGCTGGGTTACGGGGTGGCGCTGCTGGCGCCGCTGCTGGTGGAGATCCTGCGCGGCTTCATCGGGCTGGAGTAG